Proteins found in one Brevibacillus brevis genomic segment:
- a CDS encoding glycine-rich SFCGS family protein, which yields MSKVKIVIGDRLGKGQNIAKGIEAAGGTAIVIPGVGADMKVGDVMVSESADLGLSFCGSGGAGALTAKTKYGFPVEYGLRSVDAGITALRSGKKVIGFGFMDTEELGRRMVEEYIKLGGK from the coding sequence ATGTCTAAGGTAAAAATCGTGATTGGTGATCGTCTCGGAAAAGGACAGAACATTGCAAAAGGAATCGAAGCTGCTGGCGGGACCGCGATCGTCATTCCAGGTGTTGGCGCGGATATGAAGGTAGGAGATGTCATGGTCAGTGAGAGTGCAGATCTCGGGCTGTCCTTTTGCGGAAGTGGTGGGGCTGGGGCACTCACTGCCAAGACCAAGTATGGTTTTCCGGTCGAGTACGGCTTGCGCTCCGTAGATGCTGGTATTACTGCCTTGCGTAGCGGAAAAAAAGTGATTGGCTTTGGCTTCATGGATACAGAAGAGCTGGGCAGGCGCATGGTGGAAGAATACATCAAGCTGGGAGGGAAGTAA
- a CDS encoding DUF4310 family protein, whose translation MGELQAKGFWYSEWAFPLFVACLSAGIFAGTHLYYVYHVGAFNDIAIVAMLEAGIKGGGYGAAAAFGASFLFARVLEGPLVGILDIGGSLQTGIGIGVPALMLGAGFTAPLTSFPLALATGALLGFIIGTVIILIRKYTINASNSTFGADVMMGAGNAAGRYLGPLIIISAIMASIPVGLGATAGAAIFYYYNKPIAGGAIIGAMILGAIFPIPTQ comes from the coding sequence ATGGGTGAATTGCAAGCAAAAGGGTTTTGGTATTCAGAATGGGCATTTCCGCTTTTTGTGGCGTGCTTGTCTGCGGGAATCTTTGCGGGTACTCATCTTTACTATGTGTATCATGTCGGTGCTTTTAACGATATCGCCATCGTTGCGATGCTCGAGGCGGGGATCAAGGGTGGCGGCTATGGTGCAGCTGCTGCGTTTGGTGCGAGCTTTTTGTTTGCTCGTGTTTTGGAGGGGCCGCTGGTTGGGATTCTCGATATTGGCGGTTCGTTGCAAACAGGTATCGGGATTGGCGTCCCAGCGTTGATGTTGGGAGCGGGATTCACAGCTCCGTTGACTTCCTTTCCTTTGGCGCTGGCGACAGGTGCGCTCTTGGGCTTCATCATTGGTACCGTCATTATTTTGATTCGGAAGTATACGATCAACGCATCGAACTCCACCTTTGGTGCCGATGTCATGATGGGAGCCGGAAACGCTGCTGGGCGTTACTTAGGCCCATTGATCATCATTTCTGCGATTATGGCTTCGATTCCAGTTGGACTCGGCGCAACAGCAGGAGCAGCGATTTTCTACTATTACAACAAACCGATTGCAGGAGGTGCGATTATCGGAGCCATGATTCTTGGCGCCATTTTCCCGATTCCGACACAATGA
- a CDS encoding DUF4311 domain-containing protein encodes MVTLMIVLKSIVIGALVGFGVGAGAARMFHAPNVQGMGAFRTFGELNACAGDPISHFSFGLGFLFNSWASVVGAGALTQDVDHRVIPNWAAAVLLWRNKNVAETLHNPKQMAIAGAAVGVVVVTVLNSTATAIPESMQLVATKVLVPAANWLINPIMPIVFWMAAMDAGKRTGIWGTVLGGLSHLVMGNAVPGIVLGILIGKGLDDSGWNKITKSMFIAVILLFVFSGFFRGFDVALLKSMYVEIPQWLIELHETFGSVVKK; translated from the coding sequence GTGGTTACGTTGATGATTGTGTTGAAGTCGATTGTCATCGGGGCATTGGTCGGCTTCGGTGTTGGTGCGGGGGCAGCGAGGATGTTCCATGCACCCAATGTACAGGGGATGGGAGCATTCCGGACTTTTGGAGAGCTGAACGCGTGTGCGGGCGATCCCATTTCCCACTTTTCATTTGGTCTTGGCTTTTTGTTTAACTCGTGGGCGTCTGTTGTTGGTGCGGGTGCGTTGACGCAAGATGTGGATCATCGCGTTATCCCGAACTGGGCGGCGGCCGTGTTGCTCTGGCGCAACAAGAATGTCGCGGAGACGTTGCACAATCCGAAGCAAATGGCGATTGCCGGAGCAGCAGTTGGTGTCGTCGTGGTCACTGTGTTGAATTCCACTGCAACGGCGATTCCCGAATCGATGCAGCTCGTAGCGACGAAGGTACTGGTCCCGGCTGCGAACTGGTTGATCAACCCGATCATGCCGATTGTGTTCTGGATGGCGGCGATGGATGCAGGCAAACGGACAGGGATTTGGGGAACGGTCTTGGGTGGTTTGTCTCACTTGGTCATGGGAAATGCGGTGCCTGGAATCGTCTTGGGTATTTTGATCGGGAAAGGCCTGGACGACAGTGGTTGGAACAAAATTACCAAATCCATGTTTATTGCAGTCATTCTCTTGTTTGTATTCAGTGGCTTCTTCCGCGGTTTTGATGTCGCGCTCTTGAAGAGTATGTACGTGGAAATTCCACAGTGGTTGATAGAGCTTCACGAAACATTTGGATCGGTGGTGAAAAAGTAA
- a CDS encoding DUF4312 family protein — translation MYTETTQTLRLSGSGDTKEGAFNKIFSQIKHVVARQTSDLVVRIEPVGVSIVSATETVKHERFLGLFFPRKRTRYDITAEIQVRLGLIHVENITFQQQTEQNAGIGQLVRQR, via the coding sequence ATGTACACGGAGACGACGCAGACCTTGCGATTATCCGGGAGTGGCGATACGAAAGAAGGAGCCTTCAACAAGATTTTTTCCCAAATCAAGCACGTTGTGGCGAGACAGACGAGTGATTTGGTCGTGCGAATCGAACCTGTAGGGGTTTCCATTGTGTCGGCGACAGAAACAGTCAAGCATGAGCGATTTTTGGGATTGTTCTTCCCTCGCAAACGGACGCGGTATGACATCACCGCAGAGATTCAAGTGAGGCTGGGTCTAATCCATGTAGAAAATATAACGTTTCAGCAGCAGACCGAGCAGAATGCGGGTATAGGGCAGTTGGTTCGTCAGCGATAG
- a CDS encoding BglG family transcription antiterminator yields MVFLTTRSHSLLKVILDSYYPLKIKDVARDFQVSERTVKYDLENVRQWLKERNVILHSQPNKGLWITEEQEHRNALKENLQRDDSKTLILPQKDRVKHFLFILLLSDGYQRMNDLADHMGVSRNTVVADVKDAEKLLDGWRLELVTKQRYGVRVDGSERHKRYALENLIHDLLDGNDMYRMVQGMFLENGQEARTGPLLEKWLISRAELGEIIHSIKAWMNAAAETLTDRALISLLIRLCIVVHRVQRGQLVTADDAEMGEARHWIGYELFSHEVRALCQRLNVVIPEHEIAYACLPLLGTEQVPREARAGRIVLDVFQATKELTEAVSNRMLAPLYEDQELVRLLFAHLDDSLNRYRQGVLFANPLTEEIRRSYARMFDAVKRSCEEVFWHRGVYWLDADIAYFVLHFQAAYDRWLEQKKADALVVCGTGRGTSRFLKTYLESELRSLRVVGLCSSTEVEKYLASRRVDVIISVLPIKAEVPVVIVSPLPTRQDINQIQNCLEALQVEGGIREQAVNARKEAWFPTLTADLIPSDLPVVERLSQDVICKGYEISQKIVTAFREYLTEQMASGLTLHLLLMVNRLAFGSPYQEEWESSAEAESIEWKAWRERLNRLMAEANLQVPPSEVTAIMRYFSGKGTVESESGSTHTQRTGR; encoded by the coding sequence ATGGTCTTTTTAACCACACGTTCCCATTCATTACTGAAGGTGATACTCGACAGCTATTATCCGCTGAAAATTAAGGATGTAGCGCGCGATTTCCAAGTTAGCGAGCGAACCGTCAAGTACGATCTGGAGAACGTCAGGCAATGGCTAAAGGAACGAAATGTCATCCTCCATTCTCAACCGAATAAAGGGCTGTGGATCACGGAAGAACAAGAGCATCGAAATGCTTTGAAGGAAAATTTGCAAAGGGATGACAGCAAGACACTCATTCTGCCGCAAAAGGATCGGGTCAAGCATTTTTTGTTCATTCTTCTGCTGTCAGATGGGTATCAGAGGATGAACGATTTGGCCGACCACATGGGAGTCAGTCGCAATACAGTCGTTGCCGATGTTAAGGACGCGGAAAAGCTGCTCGATGGCTGGCGTCTTGAGCTCGTCACGAAGCAGAGGTACGGTGTACGTGTGGACGGGAGTGAGCGGCACAAGCGGTATGCTCTCGAAAACTTGATTCACGATCTGTTGGATGGAAACGACATGTATCGGATGGTACAGGGGATGTTTTTAGAAAATGGACAAGAGGCGAGAACGGGTCCGTTATTGGAGAAGTGGCTGATCAGCCGGGCAGAATTAGGGGAGATTATTCACAGCATCAAAGCATGGATGAATGCTGCTGCGGAGACGCTGACAGACCGAGCGCTGATTAGTTTGCTGATTCGCTTATGCATTGTCGTCCATCGCGTACAGCGGGGTCAATTGGTCACTGCAGATGATGCCGAGATGGGAGAAGCGAGGCATTGGATCGGGTACGAGCTGTTTTCACACGAGGTTCGAGCATTATGTCAGCGATTGAACGTCGTTATTCCCGAACACGAGATTGCGTATGCGTGCCTTCCTCTGTTAGGGACCGAACAGGTGCCACGAGAGGCGCGAGCAGGGAGGATTGTTTTGGACGTTTTCCAGGCCACCAAAGAGCTGACGGAAGCGGTTAGTAACCGGATGCTGGCACCGTTGTACGAGGATCAGGAACTGGTCAGACTGCTATTTGCTCACCTGGATGACAGTTTGAACCGTTATCGTCAGGGAGTTCTTTTTGCGAATCCTCTGACGGAGGAGATTCGCCGTTCCTACGCACGCATGTTTGATGCAGTCAAGCGCTCATGCGAAGAAGTGTTTTGGCATCGCGGGGTGTATTGGCTTGATGCCGACATTGCTTACTTTGTTCTGCATTTTCAAGCAGCTTATGATCGCTGGCTGGAGCAGAAAAAGGCAGATGCGCTCGTCGTGTGCGGAACAGGCAGAGGGACTTCACGGTTTTTGAAAACGTACCTGGAAAGCGAATTGCGTTCACTTCGGGTCGTAGGCCTGTGTTCCAGCACAGAGGTAGAGAAGTATTTGGCGAGTCGTCGCGTGGATGTCATCATTAGTGTCCTTCCGATCAAAGCTGAGGTGCCTGTTGTGATTGTCAGTCCTCTTCCAACCCGCCAAGATATCAACCAGATTCAGAACTGTCTGGAAGCCTTGCAAGTGGAGGGAGGAATTCGAGAGCAGGCTGTGAATGCTCGCAAGGAAGCTTGGTTCCCTACTCTGACTGCTGATCTTATTCCGTCAGATTTGCCGGTGGTCGAGAGGCTGTCCCAGGATGTCATTTGCAAAGGGTATGAAATCAGTCAAAAAATCGTGACTGCTTTCCGGGAGTACCTAACAGAACAAATGGCAAGCGGACTGACGCTGCACCTCCTATTGATGGTAAATCGACTGGCTTTTGGCTCACCTTATCAGGAGGAGTGGGAATCGTCGGCAGAGGCGGAATCGATAGAATGGAAGGCATGGCGTGAAAGGCTGAACCGATTGATGGCTGAGGCAAACCTCCAAGTTCCACCTAGTGAAGTGACGGCCATTATGCGCTATTTTTCAGGAAAGGGGACGGTAGAGAGTGAAAGTGGATCTACTCATACGCAACGGACGGGTCGTTGA
- a CDS encoding DgaE family pyridoxal phosphate-dependent ammonia lyase, with protein sequence MGIYQQLGLKQVINASGKMTALGASAVHPSIAQAMGEAAMDYVEISELMIVAGHHIAEATGAEDGCPTSGAAAGIAISVAAVIAGCHLSMIERLPFSEGLNNKIIIQKGHAVHFGASVQQMIALGGGKVVEVGHANHVEAEHLREAIDDQTAALLYVKSHHAIQKGMQSLDAMIQLGREFGLPVIVDAAAEEDLRRYVAMGADLVIYSGGKAIGGPTSGFIAGRADLIAACRAQYKGVGRAMKVGKEAIAGLLAALGQYDPEKQNAPEQRRRVEWLAGELNSLPGVKAVIAQDEAGRSIYRVQVQLDERVAGMTARELTRQLEQGNPAIFTRNHYVNTGVIAFDPRPFHEGQEHIIAARIKELLQKQGEGE encoded by the coding sequence ATGGGAATCTATCAGCAGTTAGGGTTGAAGCAAGTCATAAACGCAAGCGGTAAGATGACGGCACTGGGTGCTAGTGCCGTCCATCCTTCTATCGCACAGGCCATGGGAGAAGCCGCCATGGATTATGTAGAAATCAGTGAGCTGATGATTGTGGCAGGTCATCATATCGCAGAGGCGACAGGTGCAGAAGACGGTTGTCCTACCTCAGGAGCAGCTGCCGGCATTGCTATTAGTGTAGCGGCAGTCATAGCAGGGTGCCATCTGAGTATGATCGAGCGGCTTCCTTTTTCCGAAGGGTTGAATAACAAGATCATCATCCAAAAAGGACACGCGGTGCACTTCGGCGCTTCCGTTCAACAGATGATTGCACTGGGCGGTGGGAAAGTCGTAGAGGTCGGGCATGCCAATCACGTAGAAGCAGAGCATTTGCGAGAAGCCATTGACGATCAGACCGCAGCACTGCTCTATGTCAAATCTCACCATGCGATTCAAAAAGGGATGCAATCGCTAGACGCGATGATTCAACTCGGTCGGGAGTTTGGACTTCCGGTCATTGTTGACGCGGCGGCGGAGGAGGATCTGCGGCGCTACGTGGCGATGGGTGCCGATCTTGTCATCTACAGTGGCGGAAAAGCAATCGGCGGACCAACGTCAGGCTTTATCGCAGGGCGTGCCGATCTGATTGCCGCATGCCGCGCGCAATATAAAGGCGTCGGTCGTGCCATGAAGGTAGGCAAGGAAGCCATTGCGGGTTTGCTTGCAGCGCTTGGACAGTACGACCCCGAAAAGCAAAATGCTCCCGAGCAGCGCAGGCGAGTGGAGTGGCTGGCTGGAGAACTGAACAGCTTGCCCGGTGTGAAAGCAGTGATCGCACAGGATGAGGCAGGCAGGTCGATCTATCGAGTGCAAGTTCAGCTTGACGAACGAGTGGCAGGAATGACGGCTCGGGAGCTTACACGCCAACTGGAGCAAGGAAATCCAGCTATTTTTACCCGTAACCACTATGTGAATACGGGTGTGATTGCCTTTGATCCACGACCGTTTCACGAAGGGCAAGAACACATCATTGCAGCGCGAATAAAGGAACTGCTGCAAAAACAGGGAGAAGGAGAATAA
- a CDS encoding amidohydrolase/deacetylase family metallohydrolase → MKVDLLIRNGRVVDPSQNLNGHYDLAIREGRIVGLYEKGKTTDDQGMNLESKEIIDAEGYVVTPGLIDLHAHVFPTKTSLGVAADRVGIEQGVTTVVDAGSVGLWSFDAFLEEAVYPSVTRVLAFLNISGDGLCTGGGELADMSRLTPREAAALIRKQPILRGVKARMSGSVVKQNGIQPLLVAKEAARGAGVPMMVHIGNAPPKLTEILPLLDRGDVVTHAFHGKKGGMFDERGELIPEAQDALERGVLLDIGHGEASFSFQTLRHAQAQGIKPHVISTDVHRRNIDGPVHSLTHTLTKFLAMGYSLDDVIAASTLAPARILGLENEIGTLKVGACADVSILQIKKEPTILTDSEQETVETMERVVAYQGITSGRVLTCK, encoded by the coding sequence GTGAAAGTGGATCTACTCATACGCAACGGACGGGTCGTTGATCCTTCCCAGAACCTGAACGGGCACTATGATCTTGCCATTCGGGAAGGGCGGATCGTTGGGTTGTATGAGAAAGGGAAGACAACCGATGATCAAGGGATGAATCTGGAAAGCAAGGAGATAATCGATGCTGAGGGATATGTGGTGACACCTGGTCTGATCGATTTGCACGCTCATGTTTTTCCGACAAAGACGAGTTTGGGCGTAGCCGCGGATCGGGTCGGGATCGAGCAAGGAGTGACAACCGTAGTAGATGCTGGCAGTGTCGGACTATGGTCGTTTGATGCTTTTCTTGAAGAAGCAGTGTATCCTTCTGTTACTCGTGTTCTGGCATTTCTGAACATTTCAGGGGATGGCTTGTGCACAGGAGGCGGGGAACTCGCAGACATGTCGCGGTTAACCCCGAGAGAAGCGGCAGCCCTCATAAGAAAACAACCGATTTTACGAGGGGTAAAAGCCCGCATGAGCGGTTCTGTCGTCAAGCAAAACGGGATACAACCCTTGCTCGTAGCCAAGGAAGCAGCGAGGGGAGCGGGCGTACCTATGATGGTTCACATCGGAAACGCTCCGCCAAAACTCACGGAAATATTGCCTCTCTTAGACCGGGGAGACGTAGTGACACATGCGTTTCACGGAAAAAAAGGAGGGATGTTCGACGAACGAGGAGAGTTGATACCAGAGGCGCAAGACGCGTTGGAGCGGGGAGTCTTACTCGACATCGGGCACGGCGAAGCGAGCTTCAGCTTCCAAACATTGCGTCATGCGCAGGCCCAAGGTATTAAGCCACATGTCATTAGCACGGATGTTCACCGGCGCAACATCGATGGTCCTGTGCACAGCTTGACGCACACCCTCACGAAGTTTCTCGCCATGGGTTATTCGCTCGACGATGTGATTGCTGCGAGTACGCTTGCGCCCGCACGAATTCTCGGGCTGGAAAACGAGATCGGGACGTTGAAAGTAGGGGCATGCGCGGACGTATCCATTTTGCAGATTAAAAAAGAGCCGACAATTTTGACCGACAGTGAACAAGAAACGGTGGAGACAATGGAAAGAGTAGTGGCTTATCAAGGGATTACTTCGGGAAGGGTACTGACATGCAAATGA